A region of Chiroxiphia lanceolata isolate bChiLan1 chromosome 23, bChiLan1.pri, whole genome shotgun sequence DNA encodes the following proteins:
- the TEX12 gene encoding testis-expressed protein 12: protein MDSRQPRLCRDTPGPAPAASSPSGRPEALPLGGEESSFAEAAMASSAQKSDESGSKRQRMENEAPENPQLSFLDKTDLALSEDSQSLYDTEPLEKVLNDMSKEIMTLLSKYANIISETAAMEASCVQELEGILKEARDIDEDLKQKRESLKQRFTVMANTLAG, encoded by the exons ATGGATTCCaggcagcccaggctgtgccgGGACACCCCCGGAcccgcccccgccgcctccagcccctcagggcGCCCTGAGGCGCTGCCCCTCGGCGGGGAGGAGAGCTCCTTCGCAGAG GCAGCGATGGCGAGCAGCGCGCAAAAATCTGATGAGAGTGGGAGTAAACGTCAAAGGATGGAG AATGAAGCACCAGAAAATCCTCAGCTGTCCTTCCTTGACAAAACAGATCTGGCTCTTTCTGAGGACTCACAGTCCCTTTATGACACTGAACCACTGGAAAAGGTTTTAAATG ATATGAGCAAAGAAATTATGACCTTGTTATCAAAATATGCTAACATTATAAG TGAGACAGCAGCGATGGAGGCTTCTTGTGTCCAAGAActggaaggaatcttaaaggAAGCGAGGGACATAGACGAGGACTTAAAGCAGAAAAGGGAGAGTCTGAAACAGAGATTCACTGTCATGGCAAACACCCTTGCAGGATAA